Proteins encoded by one window of Marixanthomonas sp. SCSIO 43207:
- a CDS encoding patatin family protein, with product MRALVISGGGSKGAFAGGVAQYLLEEQGYNYEIFVGTSTGSLLISHLALPNINKIKEIYTSVKQSDIFSNRPFRIKKGKFGGKEISIDHLSVLRNLLRGSKTFGESQNLRKLIKNTLTETEFNQLKESGKEVVVTVSNLSLNQVEYKSIHDFTYNDFCDWIWISCNYIPFMSLVQKDGCEYADGGFGSMIPIEEAINRGAKTVDVIILETEVTYYNRLPSRNPFSLLTNMHSFMLDRVEKQNIRIGKFVAGNHNAIINLYYTPTVLTTNSLIFDKKKMSNWWDSGFNYAKQKNKELNEIKDAE from the coding sequence ATGCGAGCACTAGTAATTTCGGGAGGAGGAAGTAAAGGAGCATTTGCCGGTGGTGTTGCTCAATACCTACTTGAAGAACAGGGGTATAATTATGAAATTTTTGTAGGCACTTCTACCGGTAGTTTACTTATCTCACATTTGGCTTTGCCTAATATTAATAAAATTAAAGAGATTTATACTTCGGTAAAACAAAGTGATATTTTTAGCAATAGACCCTTCAGAATAAAAAAGGGGAAGTTTGGAGGAAAAGAAATTAGTATTGACCATCTAAGTGTGTTGCGTAACTTACTGCGAGGAAGTAAAACCTTTGGTGAGAGCCAAAACTTGCGTAAACTCATTAAAAATACATTAACCGAAACAGAATTTAACCAACTTAAAGAATCTGGCAAAGAGGTAGTGGTAACAGTGTCTAATTTGTCTTTAAACCAAGTAGAATATAAGTCAATTCACGATTTTACGTACAATGATTTTTGTGATTGGATATGGATTTCTTGTAACTATATACCGTTTATGAGTTTGGTACAAAAAGATGGTTGTGAATATGCAGATGGCGGTTTTGGGAGTATGATTCCTATTGAAGAAGCGATAAACAGAGGAGCCAAAACAGTAGATGTTATCATTCTTGAAACTGAAGTAACATATTATAACCGTTTGCCTTCACGTAATCCGTTTTCGTTATTAACCAATATGCATTCTTTTATGCTTGACCGTGTTGAAAAACAAAATATACGAATAGGCAAGTTTGTCGCCGGAAATCACAATGCCATTATAAACTTGTATTACACACCCACAGTATTAACTACAAACTCACTAATATTTGATAAAAAGAAAATGTCAAACTGGTGGGATAGTGGCTTTAATTATGCAAAACAGAAAAACAAAGAATTGAACGAGATTAAAGATGCTGAATAG
- a CDS encoding M1 family metallopeptidase, translated as MYKVLSVLFLFICFFGNAQQTHLVDFLSVKAEVIPNAIEESIKGTVSYQFKILQKTDSVYLDAIYMKVFDVVSKQIDVSSSEKKVWLTGNFRKDKIYDVTFSYTATPKQTLYFTGNQIWTQGQGKYTSHWLPSIDDMNDKLEFDLTIATSKNKAVIANGKFLKKNQKDSLAYWHFDMKQPMASYLAAFAIGDFDKKSINSQSGIPIELYYKPEDANKVEPTYRYTKQIFDFLVTEIGVPYPWQNYKQVPVRDFLYAGMENTTATIFSEAFVVDSIGFADRNYVNVNAHELAHQWFGDLVTETNGTHHWLQEGFATYFAQLAEREVFGNDYYYWKLYNAAEQLKELSDSGKGERLLNPQASSLTFYEKGAWALTILREKIGDQAFKTALKNYLNTYQFKNVSTDDFLSEVKKVTDVDISSWEADWLRQSAFKAEQALNYLSQSSFMKSYFEISALRNTAFVEKKDQLSFALTSPNDFVGQEAVYQLFDEPILQTLPLYKKAFKSENLYVRQAIANTLTTIPNELQEEYESLLNDASYVTKEAALYNLWINFPEKRNEYLDKMKGVVGFQNKNVRQLWLVLALVTEGYEADKKQLFASELINYSSKEFSFEIREKAFEFINELNMYTSEALKNLVNASMHHNWRFKKYARKLLDEVLKNSVYKKQLEGVLFQLPKKEKDFLQAKLSE; from the coding sequence ATGTACAAAGTATTGTCAGTTTTATTTTTATTTATCTGTTTCTTCGGAAATGCGCAACAAACACATCTGGTTGATTTTTTGTCAGTTAAAGCTGAGGTGATTCCTAATGCCATAGAAGAAAGCATAAAAGGAACAGTTTCGTATCAGTTTAAAATTCTTCAGAAAACAGATTCGGTATATCTAGATGCAATTTATATGAAGGTTTTCGATGTGGTTTCAAAACAAATAGATGTTTCTTCTTCAGAAAAAAAAGTTTGGCTCACGGGAAATTTCAGAAAAGATAAAATCTACGATGTAACCTTCTCATACACCGCAACCCCAAAACAGACACTATACTTCACAGGAAATCAAATTTGGACACAAGGGCAAGGAAAATACACGTCGCATTGGTTACCTAGCATTGATGATATGAATGATAAGCTGGAGTTTGACCTTACGATTGCTACTTCAAAAAATAAAGCAGTGATTGCCAACGGAAAATTTTTAAAGAAGAATCAAAAAGACAGTTTAGCTTATTGGCATTTTGATATGAAACAACCTATGGCGAGCTATTTGGCAGCTTTTGCCATTGGCGATTTTGATAAGAAATCGATTAACTCACAATCTGGTATCCCAATTGAACTGTATTACAAACCAGAAGATGCCAATAAAGTAGAACCTACGTACCGGTACACCAAGCAAATTTTTGATTTTCTAGTAACTGAAATTGGGGTGCCGTATCCTTGGCAAAATTATAAGCAAGTGCCGGTGCGGGACTTTTTGTATGCTGGAATGGAAAATACAACGGCTACCATTTTTTCTGAAGCTTTTGTGGTCGATTCCATTGGGTTTGCAGATAGAAACTACGTAAACGTAAATGCACACGAATTGGCACATCAATGGTTTGGCGATTTGGTTACTGAAACAAACGGTACACATCATTGGTTACAAGAAGGTTTTGCTACCTATTTTGCACAATTAGCAGAACGAGAAGTTTTTGGTAATGACTATTATTATTGGAAGTTGTATAACGCCGCAGAACAATTAAAAGAACTGAGCGACTCAGGAAAAGGTGAACGGTTACTTAATCCACAAGCCAGTTCCTTAACATTTTATGAAAAAGGAGCGTGGGCTTTGACTATTTTGAGGGAAAAAATTGGTGATCAAGCTTTTAAGACGGCATTAAAAAACTATTTAAACACCTATCAATTCAAAAATGTGTCAACAGATGATTTTTTATCTGAAGTAAAAAAAGTGACTGATGTTGATATTTCAAGTTGGGAGGCAGATTGGTTGCGGCAAAGTGCTTTTAAAGCAGAGCAAGCCTTAAATTACCTTTCGCAATCTTCGTTTATGAAATCATATTTTGAAATTTCAGCCCTTCGGAATACAGCATTTGTAGAAAAAAAAGACCAATTGTCATTTGCGTTAACCAGTCCGAACGATTTTGTAGGTCAAGAAGCCGTATATCAACTTTTTGACGAACCCATATTGCAAACTCTGCCTTTATATAAAAAAGCCTTTAAAAGTGAGAATTTGTACGTAAGGCAAGCGATAGCAAATACCTTGACAACCATTCCTAATGAGCTGCAAGAAGAATATGAATCACTCTTGAATGATGCTTCGTATGTAACAAAAGAGGCAGCATTGTATAACCTTTGGATAAATTTTCCTGAAAAAAGAAACGAATACCTCGATAAAATGAAGGGAGTTGTGGGCTTTCAGAATAAAAATGTGCGTCAGTTGTGGTTAGTATTAGCTTTGGTTACCGAAGGGTATGAAGCAGACAAGAAACAACTATTTGCATCAGAATTAATCAATTACTCATCAAAAGAGTTCAGTTTTGAAATTCGAGAGAAAGCATTTGAGTTTATAAACGAATTAAATATGTATACTTCAGAAGCGTTAAAAAACTTGGTGAATGCATCGATGCATCATAATTGGCGCTTTAAAAAGTATGCACGAAAGCTTTTGGATGAGGTTTTAAAAAATTCTGTTTATAAAAAACAATTAGAAGGCGTTCTATTTCAACTTCCAAAAAAAGAAAAGGATTTTTTACAAGCAAAACTTTCAGAATAA
- the recG gene encoding ATP-dependent DNA helicase RecG, with product MNGGFLQTPIDYLKGVGPNRADLLKKELNIHTFQDLLNLFPNRYLDRTQYYKIAQLQRNSAEVQVIGKIIHLKTIEQKRGKRLVATFTDGSSKMELVWFRGHKWIRENVKINVPYVVFGKTNWYNGTFSMPHPEMELLSKHEQGVRSAMQPIYPSTEKLSKSGITNKVIIGLLQQLFTELKGTFSETLSKTILDSLKLVSKSTALLNIHFPQSQELLARSQYRLKFEELFYIQLQLLRKNLQHKSKIKGYPFEEIGENFNTFYNHHLPFELTNAQKRVIKEIRNDLGSNAQMNRLLQGDVGSGKTIVALMSMLIAIDNGFQACLMAPTEILSVQHYNGLKELCNNLNTNIKLLTGSTKTSSRREIHEKLQNGEINILIGTHALLEDKVKFQNLGLAIIDEQHRFGVAQRSKLWHKNEYPPHVLVMTATPIPRTLAMSVYGDLDISVIDELPPGRKSIKTVHRFDSNRLKVFRFLKDEISKGRQVYIVYPLIQESEALDYKDLMDGYESIVREFPQPKYQISIVHGQMKPADKDFEMNRFVRGETQIMVATTVIEVGVNVPNASVMVIESAERFGLSQLHQLRGRVGRGAEQSYCILMTGHKLSSDAKTRLHTMTKTNDGFEISEVDLKLRGPGDIMGTQQSGVLNLRIADIVKDSAILKIARSYAQQTLKADPALASEENKVIKHTYSQLVKFKNIWNYIS from the coding sequence ATGAATGGTGGCTTTCTACAAACTCCAATTGATTATTTAAAAGGCGTTGGGCCTAATCGAGCCGATTTACTCAAAAAAGAACTAAACATTCATACATTTCAAGATCTTTTAAACCTATTCCCTAATCGCTATCTAGATCGCACGCAATATTATAAAATTGCCCAATTGCAACGCAACAGTGCCGAGGTACAAGTAATAGGGAAAATTATTCATCTAAAAACGATTGAACAAAAACGAGGCAAACGATTAGTCGCTACGTTTACCGATGGAAGTTCAAAAATGGAATTGGTTTGGTTTCGCGGTCATAAGTGGATTCGTGAAAATGTAAAAATAAATGTTCCCTATGTAGTTTTTGGAAAAACCAATTGGTACAACGGTACGTTTTCCATGCCACATCCAGAGATGGAATTACTGTCAAAACATGAACAAGGAGTGCGTTCTGCCATGCAACCCATTTATCCGTCTACCGAAAAACTTTCAAAAAGTGGAATTACAAATAAAGTAATCATAGGATTGCTTCAACAATTATTCACAGAATTGAAAGGAACATTTTCTGAAACACTTTCAAAAACCATTCTAGATTCGTTAAAATTAGTTTCAAAAAGTACGGCACTTTTAAACATTCATTTTCCGCAAAGTCAAGAGTTATTAGCACGGTCTCAATATCGATTAAAATTTGAAGAATTATTTTACATTCAGCTACAATTACTTCGGAAAAATCTACAACATAAAAGTAAAATTAAAGGGTATCCTTTTGAAGAAATAGGCGAAAATTTTAACACCTTTTACAACCATCATTTACCCTTCGAGTTAACCAATGCCCAGAAGCGAGTTATCAAAGAAATTAGAAATGATTTAGGCAGCAATGCACAAATGAATCGGCTTTTACAAGGTGATGTAGGTAGTGGCAAAACTATAGTAGCCCTCATGTCAATGTTAATAGCTATTGACAACGGTTTTCAAGCGTGTTTAATGGCTCCAACTGAAATTCTGTCAGTTCAGCACTATAACGGATTAAAAGAATTATGTAACAACTTGAATACCAATATAAAGCTATTAACTGGTTCAACAAAAACTTCAAGTAGAAGAGAAATCCATGAAAAACTACAAAATGGCGAAATAAACATTCTAATTGGCACACATGCATTACTTGAAGATAAAGTAAAATTTCAAAATTTAGGACTCGCTATAATAGATGAACAACATCGTTTTGGGGTAGCACAACGCAGTAAATTATGGCACAAAAATGAGTACCCTCCACACGTTCTGGTCATGACAGCCACTCCTATTCCGCGTACCCTAGCAATGAGTGTTTATGGTGACCTTGATATAAGTGTTATCGATGAGCTTCCGCCGGGTAGAAAAAGCATAAAAACTGTTCATCGATTTGACTCAAACAGACTAAAGGTGTTTCGGTTTTTGAAAGATGAAATTTCAAAAGGAAGACAAGTCTATATCGTGTATCCATTGATTCAAGAAAGTGAAGCATTGGATTATAAAGATTTAATGGATGGTTATGAAAGTATCGTTAGAGAATTTCCGCAACCTAAGTATCAAATATCTATTGTACATGGTCAAATGAAACCTGCAGATAAGGATTTTGAAATGAATAGGTTTGTACGCGGCGAGACGCAGATAATGGTTGCTACAACAGTAATTGAAGTAGGTGTCAATGTTCCTAATGCTTCGGTAATGGTTATTGAAAGTGCTGAACGTTTTGGTCTTTCTCAGTTACACCAACTACGAGGTCGTGTTGGCCGTGGTGCAGAACAAAGCTATTGTATTTTAATGACTGGACATAAGTTAAGTAGCGATGCAAAAACACGTTTACATACTATGACAAAAACCAATGATGGTTTTGAAATAAGCGAAGTAGATTTAAAATTACGTGGGCCCGGAGATATAATGGGAACGCAACAAAGCGGCGTTTTAAACCTTCGCATTGCAGATATAGTTAAAGATTCAGCTATTTTAAAAATTGCCCGAAGCTATGCACAACAAACCCTAAAAGCTGATCCTGCTTTAGCTTCAGAAGAAAATAAAGTTATTAAACACACATATTCTCAACTAGTAAAATTTAAAAATATCTGGAATTACATTTCCTAA
- a CDS encoding SulP family inorganic anion transporter translates to MIQKTIKNFTQNPKNDILSGLTVALALVPEAVAFAFVAGVDPLIGLYGAFMMGIVTALFGGRPGMISGATGATAIVMVHLIQKGNEVGNALATPIDNLGLQWLFITLLIMGGIQILAGVFRLGKFVRLIPHPVMMGFVNGLAIVIFLSQLGFFKEKSEGVPTWMTGTDLFVMLALVILTMGIMFGLPKLTKKIPAALTAIVVVACVTIFGNIDASTVGSFIRDGGGAGLQGGLPTFQGQIFGVFDTLQGHWGLVISTAVILAAVGLIESLMTLNLVDEMTETRGSGNRECVAQGGANIINGLFGGMGGCAMIGQSIINVNSGGRGRLSGTVAAIALLCFVLFGAPLIEQIPIAALVGVMFMVVIGTFAWSSFRILNKIPLSDAIVLVAVSAITVWQDLAIAVIAGVIMSALVFAWKNAIRIRARKRIKDDGTKVYEIWGPLFFGSTTAFNAKFDVKNDPEKIEIDFMESKVTDHSGVEALRNLANKYVAHGKQIKFTHLSKDCKALLIKRNPEFDTIIEDNIDDPRYYVVTDIMDSEV, encoded by the coding sequence ATGATACAGAAAACCATTAAAAATTTCACACAAAACCCTAAAAATGACATCCTTTCGGGATTAACCGTTGCATTGGCTTTGGTTCCTGAAGCAGTAGCATTTGCATTTGTAGCAGGAGTTGACCCGTTAATAGGACTTTATGGAGCTTTTATGATGGGTATTGTTACAGCACTTTTTGGAGGTCGTCCAGGTATGATTTCTGGTGCAACCGGAGCCACTGCAATTGTTATGGTTCATTTAATTCAAAAAGGAAATGAAGTAGGGAATGCCCTAGCAACTCCAATCGATAACTTGGGCTTACAATGGTTATTTATCACCTTATTAATTATGGGAGGTATTCAAATTTTAGCCGGGGTTTTTCGTTTAGGTAAATTTGTTCGTCTTATTCCCCACCCAGTAATGATGGGGTTTGTAAATGGATTGGCCATAGTTATCTTTTTATCTCAATTAGGCTTTTTTAAAGAAAAATCTGAAGGAGTCCCTACTTGGATGACAGGAACCGACTTATTTGTCATGCTAGCCTTGGTTATTTTGACCATGGGTATTATGTTTGGACTTCCGAAGCTTACCAAAAAGATTCCTGCTGCATTGACTGCAATTGTAGTAGTGGCTTGTGTTACTATCTTCGGAAATATAGATGCAAGTACTGTAGGATCATTTATTCGTGATGGTGGTGGAGCTGGACTTCAAGGAGGGCTACCTACCTTCCAAGGACAAATATTTGGTGTTTTTGATACCCTGCAAGGACATTGGGGACTCGTTATTTCTACCGCTGTAATATTAGCTGCGGTTGGTCTTATTGAATCATTAATGACTCTAAACCTTGTTGATGAAATGACCGAAACTCGTGGTAGTGGTAATCGTGAATGTGTAGCACAAGGTGGAGCCAACATTATTAATGGTCTTTTTGGCGGAATGGGTGGTTGTGCTATGATTGGGCAATCAATAATAAATGTAAACTCTGGTGGTAGAGGTCGTTTATCGGGTACAGTTGCCGCTATTGCTTTGCTATGTTTTGTGTTATTTGGCGCTCCTTTAATTGAGCAGATACCTATTGCTGCTTTAGTAGGGGTTATGTTTATGGTTGTCATTGGCACATTTGCATGGAGTAGTTTTCGTATTCTGAATAAAATTCCATTGAGTGATGCTATTGTGCTAGTAGCTGTATCGGCTATTACCGTTTGGCAAGATCTTGCCATTGCCGTTATTGCGGGTGTAATTATGAGCGCATTAGTATTTGCTTGGAAAAACGCAATACGTATTAGAGCTCGAAAACGCATTAAAGATGACGGTACAAAAGTTTATGAAATATGGGGACCTTTATTTTTTGGTTCTACTACCGCTTTTAATGCCAAGTTTGATGTTAAAAACGATCCTGAAAAGATTGAAATTGATTTCATGGAGTCTAAAGTTACAGACCATAGTGGTGTTGAAGCTTTACGAAACCTTGCTAACAAATATGTCGCTCACGGCAAACAAATAAAGTTTACTCATTTAAGTAAAGATTGTAAAGCATTACTTATAAAACGCAATCCGGAATTTGACACCATTATTGAAGATAACATAGACGATCCTAGATACTATGTTGTAACAGATATAATGGACAGCGAAGTATAA
- a CDS encoding tRNA-binding protein — MKNNLSWKDFEKVDMRVGTVIDVTDFPEAHNPSYKLQIDFGEEIGVLKTSAQVTSLYKKEDINGKQVIAVVNFPKKQIANFMSECLLIGAVDDKDVTLLEPGKKVKNGLRIS, encoded by the coding sequence ATGAAGAATAACCTTTCTTGGAAAGACTTTGAAAAAGTAGATATGCGTGTAGGGACAGTTATTGATGTAACTGATTTTCCTGAAGCTCACAACCCTTCTTATAAATTACAAATAGATTTTGGAGAAGAAATAGGTGTTTTAAAAACATCTGCTCAAGTCACTTCACTATATAAAAAGGAGGATATCAATGGGAAACAAGTAATTGCCGTTGTAAATTTTCCGAAGAAACAGATAGCCAATTTTATGAGCGAATGTCTCTTGATTGGTGCGGTAGATGACAAAGATGTCACATTACTAGAACCCGGTAAAAAAGTAAAAAACGGTTTACGAATTTCGTAA
- a CDS encoding phosphoribosylpyrophosphate synthetase encodes MENSYSSLSVAIEDLQNKGYKEDFNLVEEGIESKSLKREWKAGELDVIKYYRFEGMTNPGDNSILYVIETHDNTKGLLVDNYSAKGDYISPEMVKKLKITHEE; translated from the coding sequence ATGGAAAACTCATACAGTTCACTTTCAGTGGCAATAGAAGATTTACAAAACAAAGGATATAAAGAAGATTTTAACCTGGTAGAAGAAGGTATAGAATCAAAATCACTTAAAAGAGAATGGAAAGCAGGAGAGCTTGATGTAATTAAATATTATCGTTTTGAAGGAATGACAAATCCCGGTGATAATTCAATATTATATGTGATTGAAACTCACGATAACACAAAGGGCTTGCTTGTAGATAATTATAGCGCTAAAGGTGATTATATCTCTCCTGAAATGGTAAAAAAATTAAAAATCACTCATGAAGAATAA
- a CDS encoding thioredoxin family protein, translating into MSLTPSSMLPLGTKAPDFTLLDAVTMKPVSLQQIKGEKGTVVMFICNHCPYVKHVNEEIVRLCNDYRVTGFGFVAISSNDVVKYPQDSPKEMWKTARKHNYPFPYLYDETQEIAKAYDAACTPDFYLFDDELKLIYRGQLDNSRPGNSIPVNGRDLREAIDNVLNNNPQRKDQKPSMGCNIKWKE; encoded by the coding sequence ATGTCTCTCACTCCTTCAAGCATGTTACCGCTAGGCACCAAAGCTCCAGACTTTACGCTTTTGGATGCCGTTACTATGAAACCGGTTTCACTTCAGCAAATAAAAGGTGAAAAAGGTACAGTTGTTATGTTTATTTGCAATCATTGCCCATACGTAAAACACGTAAATGAAGAGATTGTGAGACTTTGTAATGACTATCGTGTTACTGGTTTTGGCTTTGTTGCCATAAGTAGTAATGATGTTGTGAAGTATCCTCAAGATTCACCCAAAGAGATGTGGAAAACAGCTAGAAAACACAATTACCCTTTTCCTTATTTATACGATGAAACCCAAGAAATTGCCAAAGCGTATGACGCTGCTTGTACCCCAGACTTTTATTTATTTGATGATGAATTAAAACTCATCTACCGCGGGCAACTGGACAACTCCAGACCAGGAAACAGCATTCCCGTTAATGGTCGTGATCTACGTGAAGCAATTGACAATGTTCTTAATAACAATCCGCAGAGAAAGGACCAAAAACCAAGCATGGGTTGTAATATTAAGTGGAAAGAATAA
- a CDS encoding peptidylprolyl isomerase, which yields MQDGIYAKITTEKGQILGKLTYKKTPGTVGNFVALAEGNLENEAKPQGEPYYDGLKFHRVIPDFMVQGGDPSGTGAGGPGYKFDDEFHKDLKHDKPGIFSMANAGPATNGSQFFITHVETPWLDNKHTVFGHVIEGQDVVDAIAQGDSMKTVEIVRVGEEAKKWNAVEAFRQFNGAKAEREAKAKQEQEDLIKEISAGFDKTESGLRYKIINKGDGAKAEKGKTVAVHYKGMFADGGEFDNSYKRGNPIEFPVGMGNVIAGWDEGIQLLQVGDKARFVIPSHLAYGERGAGGVIPPNATLVFDVELMKVK from the coding sequence ATGCAAGACGGTATTTATGCTAAAATCACTACTGAAAAAGGACAAATTTTAGGCAAATTAACTTATAAAAAAACTCCGGGAACAGTAGGTAACTTTGTTGCTCTAGCTGAAGGAAATTTAGAAAACGAAGCAAAACCCCAAGGTGAACCATACTACGACGGATTAAAATTTCATCGTGTTATTCCAGATTTTATGGTGCAAGGAGGCGATCCATCTGGTACAGGAGCCGGAGGACCGGGTTATAAGTTTGATGATGAGTTTCATAAGGATTTAAAACACGATAAGCCAGGTATTTTTTCTATGGCAAATGCAGGACCTGCAACAAACGGAAGTCAGTTTTTTATTACTCACGTAGAAACCCCTTGGCTAGATAATAAGCACACTGTTTTTGGTCACGTAATTGAAGGGCAAGACGTGGTTGATGCAATTGCACAGGGTGATTCAATGAAAACTGTAGAGATTGTAAGAGTAGGCGAGGAGGCCAAAAAATGGAATGCAGTTGAAGCTTTTAGACAATTTAATGGTGCCAAAGCCGAACGTGAAGCAAAGGCAAAGCAAGAACAAGAAGATTTAATTAAAGAAATATCTGCAGGATTTGATAAAACCGAAAGCGGACTTAGGTATAAAATTATCAATAAAGGTGATGGAGCCAAAGCCGAAAAAGGTAAAACCGTAGCAGTGCACTACAAAGGTATGTTTGCCGACGGTGGAGAGTTTGACAACTCGTATAAACGAGGCAACCCAATTGAGTTTCCGGTTGGTATGGGAAATGTAATCGCCGGATGGGATGAAGGTATTCAGCTCTTGCAAGTGGGTGATAAAGCTCGATTTGTAATTCCGTCTCACTTAGCATATGGAGAACGAGGAGCTGGTGGTGTTATTCCACCTAATGCAACTTTAGTTTTTGATGTTGAGTTAATGAAAGTTAAATAA
- a CDS encoding App1 family protein: MKLDLQLYRGYLNEQELVVSGHVFKSWAPDKFSIDRKGVKHAFSILHMFTISPLENVEVTLKFYDITVKTKTLEDGFFRFTIPFTQELKSGWHQYTVTCALGKIGIVETAEILKPFESKFGIISDIDDTFLISHSSNIFKKLYVMLSKNVNKRKVFEDVVDHYQALSIAGQDSEEASNSFFYVSSSEWNLYAFIEEFARIHKLPKAVIKLKKIKTKLTDFLKSGSGDHDHKFQKIKDIISFYPNLQYVLLGDDTQQDPFLYERICKIFPKNIMAVYIRQTSKKRKQDVEQSLATINSLSVHTYYFKDSHKAIEHSKKIGVIV, encoded by the coding sequence ATGAAACTAGACTTACAATTATATAGAGGATATCTTAATGAACAAGAATTAGTTGTTTCGGGTCACGTTTTTAAGTCGTGGGCTCCAGATAAATTCAGTATAGACCGTAAGGGTGTAAAGCATGCGTTTTCTATATTGCATATGTTTACCATCTCGCCTTTAGAAAATGTAGAAGTTACTTTAAAATTTTATGATATAACAGTAAAAACCAAAACGCTTGAAGACGGTTTTTTTAGGTTTACTATTCCTTTTACACAAGAATTAAAAAGCGGTTGGCACCAATATACTGTAACCTGTGCCTTAGGTAAAATTGGTATTGTAGAAACTGCAGAAATACTAAAGCCTTTTGAAAGTAAATTTGGGATTATTTCAGATATTGATGACACTTTTCTCATTTCACACAGCAGCAATATTTTTAAAAAGCTCTATGTAATGTTGTCCAAAAACGTAAACAAACGCAAAGTTTTTGAAGACGTAGTAGATCATTACCAAGCATTAAGTATAGCCGGGCAAGACAGTGAAGAAGCTTCAAATTCCTTTTTTTACGTTTCTAGCAGCGAGTGGAATCTATATGCATTTATTGAAGAATTTGCCCGAATACATAAACTGCCCAAAGCCGTAATCAAGCTTAAAAAAATTAAAACCAAGCTTACCGATTTTTTAAAATCTGGAAGTGGCGATCACGATCACAAGTTTCAGAAAATAAAAGATATTATATCGTTTTACCCCAACTTACAATACGTTTTGCTAGGTGATGATACCCAACAAGACCCTTTTTTATATGAACGTATTTGTAAAATTTTTCCGAAAAATATCATGGCTGTTTACATAAGGCAAACTTCAAAAAAAAGAAAGCAAGATGTAGAACAATCACTTGCCACAATCAATAGCCTTTCAGTACATACTTATTATTTTAAGGATAGTCACAAAGCAATAGAACATTCAAAAAAAATAGGAGTAATAGTATAA
- a CDS encoding diacylglycerol kinase family protein — protein MSKKILLVVNPISGNTNKDTIITAIEEECSKNDFALHFFKTTGENDVKKLSDVVKKTAFDRILIAGGDGTIKMVAEAIEGLTTSVGIIAAGSANGLAVNFNIPDTIEGQLKIALGSHTIAVDKLLINNHICLHMADLGINAELINHYESSNIRGKLGYILQVIPTLVSCPYPFTFTIKNKNKTIEEKGIMLAIANANKFGTGANINPNGKINDGKFELLVFKELNITEILNTIYDKANIGSDFAEEYPSTAATIEMNEAVPLQIDGEFIENTKKVNVTICSDKLNIAVPKNFSTK, from the coding sequence GTGAGTAAAAAGATTCTATTAGTAGTTAATCCTATTTCAGGAAACACCAATAAAGATACTATCATTACCGCTATAGAAGAGGAATGCAGTAAAAATGACTTTGCTTTACATTTTTTTAAAACCACAGGAGAAAATGATGTGAAAAAATTAAGTGATGTAGTAAAAAAAACAGCATTTGATAGAATATTAATAGCCGGAGGTGACGGTACTATAAAAATGGTAGCCGAAGCAATTGAAGGACTTACTACTTCTGTAGGGATTATTGCAGCAGGTTCGGCAAATGGTCTGGCGGTAAATTTTAACATCCCTGATACTATTGAAGGCCAACTGAAAATAGCGTTGGGATCTCACACCATTGCTGTTGATAAGCTGCTTATCAATAATCATATTTGTTTGCATATGGCAGACTTAGGCATCAATGCTGAACTGATAAATCACTATGAGTCCTCAAATATACGTGGTAAACTTGGCTATATTTTACAAGTGATTCCTACCTTGGTTTCTTGTCCATACCCCTTTACATTTACAATTAAAAATAAAAACAAAACCATTGAAGAGAAAGGAATTATGCTCGCCATTGCCAACGCCAATAAATTTGGAACCGGCGCAAACATTAACCCAAACGGCAAAATAAACGATGGTAAGTTTGAACTTTTGGTTTTTAAAGAATTGAATATTACCGAAATTTTAAACACCATCTACGACAAAGCAAACATAGGATCTGATTTTGCTGAAGAATACCCTTCAACAGCTGCAACCATAGAAATGAATGAGGCTGTACCTCTTCAAATAGATGGTGAGTTTATTGAAAACACTAAAAAAGTAAATGTAACGATATGTTCAGATAAACTAAATATTGCAGTACCTAAAAACTTTAGCACAAAGTAA